From one Caminicella sporogenes DSM 14501 genomic stretch:
- the mutL gene encoding DNA mismatch repair endonuclease MutL: protein MFKRIKKLDEKITNKIAAGEVIERPASVVKELVENSIDADAKAITIEIKNAGKTYIRITDDGIGIYRDDIELAFERHATSKISSDRDIYNLNSLGFRGEALASIASVSNVEIITKTKDDEFGIRAEFRNGKIVYKNEVGCPVGTTIIIKDLFYNTPVRYKFLKSDATETNYISILVNKLALSHPEISFRYIINNKNIFTTPGNKDIYSAILSIYDKEIAKNLIEIYNKKDDVKLRGYISNINYSRGNRQMQSIFVNGRYIKSKIITKAIDEAYKTLLPLNKYPACFLYLDINPNMIDVNIHPAKTEIRFHNEEFIKNFISNTIKEKLLNTNLIPTIKMEKKSAKMDNNISELDKNITVKNKDINIEKVINDISKQLVIDTTNKDFSLKKNEYIVKEDKHLSKPKEYPLSNIDTYIKKAVNIRKKEKNTVLKESNLKYDGTFFDDLVIIGQLFSTYIICEKDEKMYIIDQHVAHERILYEKYLNSYLKSDIISQILLEPIIIELNYLDKEVIFQNMNIFENLGYKIDDFGYNTVILREVPVLFGTPVAKSFFLEILEKLSNNIKNNYELKEEKIIQTACKNAIKANDSLKFIEIDKLIKELQETKNPFTCPHGRPIIISISKSEIERKFLRT, encoded by the coding sequence ATGTTTAAAAGAATAAAAAAACTTGATGAAAAAATTACTAATAAAATTGCCGCTGGTGAAGTTATAGAAAGACCTGCTTCAGTGGTAAAAGAACTTGTAGAAAATTCCATAGATGCAGATGCAAAGGCTATAACTATTGAAATAAAAAACGCTGGAAAAACATATATTAGAATTACAGATGATGGGATAGGAATATATAGAGATGATATAGAACTGGCCTTTGAAAGACATGCAACCAGTAAAATATCTAGCGATAGAGATATATATAATCTAAATAGTTTGGGATTTAGAGGAGAAGCACTCGCAAGTATTGCATCTGTTTCAAATGTAGAAATAATTACAAAGACTAAAGATGATGAATTTGGGATAAGAGCTGAATTTAGAAATGGCAAAATAGTTTATAAAAATGAAGTAGGGTGTCCTGTTGGAACTACAATTATTATAAAGGATTTGTTTTATAATACTCCTGTAAGATATAAATTTTTAAAATCAGATGCAACTGAAACTAATTATATAAGTATTCTTGTCAATAAATTAGCTCTATCTCATCCGGAAATTTCTTTTAGATATATTATAAATAATAAAAATATATTTACTACTCCGGGCAATAAAGATATATATTCAGCAATATTATCTATTTATGATAAAGAAATTGCAAAAAATCTTATAGAAATTTACAATAAAAAAGATGATGTGAAATTAAGAGGATATATTTCAAATATTAATTATTCAAGAGGAAATAGACAAATGCAGTCTATATTTGTAAATGGCAGATATATTAAGAGCAAAATAATCACAAAAGCTATTGATGAAGCTTATAAAACTTTACTACCTTTAAATAAATATCCTGCTTGTTTTTTATATTTAGACATTAATCCAAATATGATAGATGTTAATATACATCCGGCAAAAACTGAAATAAGATTTCATAATGAAGAATTTATTAAAAATTTTATTTCAAACACAATTAAAGAAAAGTTATTAAATACTAACTTAATACCAACTATTAAAATGGAAAAGAAATCTGCTAAAATGGATAATAATATATCTGAATTAGATAAAAATATTACTGTTAAAAATAAAGATATAAATATAGAAAAAGTTATTAATGATATATCAAAGCAATTAGTTATTGATACTACAAATAAAGATTTTTCTCTTAAAAAAAATGAATATATAGTTAAAGAAGATAAGCACTTATCAAAACCTAAAGAATATCCTTTATCAAATATTGATACTTATATCAAAAAAGCAGTAAATATTAGAAAAAAAGAAAAAAATACTGTTTTAAAAGAAAGTAACTTAAAATATGATGGAACATTTTTTGATGATTTAGTTATTATAGGACAGCTTTTTTCAACGTATATTATTTGTGAAAAAGATGAAAAAATGTATATAATCGATCAGCATGTAGCTCATGAACGAATACTATATGAAAAATATTTAAATAGTTATTTAAAAAGTGATATTATATCTCAAATATTATTAGAACCGATTATTATTGAGCTAAATTATTTGGATAAAGAAGTTATATTTCAAAATATGAATATTTTTGAAAATTTAGGATACAAAATTGATGACTTTGGGTATAATACTGTTATATTAAGGGAAGTTCCCGTTTTATTTGGTACACCAGTAGCTAAAAGTTTCTTTTTAGAAATTTTAGAAAAATTAAGCAATAATATAAAAAATAATTATGAATTAAAAGAAGAAAAAATTATTCAAACAGCATGTAAAAATGCAATAAAAGCTAATGATTCATTAAAATTTATTGAAATAGATAAGCTTATAAAGGAATTACAAGAAACAAAAAATCCTTTTACTTGTCCGCATGGTAGACCAATAATTATATCTATTTCAAAATCTGAAATAGAAAGAAAGTTTTTAAGAACGTAA
- the mutS gene encoding DNA mismatch repair protein MutS has protein sequence MSRLTPMMKQYLEIKEKYKDHILFFRLGDFYEMFFEDAEIASKELEIALTGRDCGLKERAPMCGVPYHSADSYIAKLIDKGYKVAICEQVEDPSKAKGIVKREVVRIITPGTIIDPSMLNEKVNNYIMTYIENENGIGIAYADITTGELKTTDFKNLESKKKVLDEIMKISPREILIREDFDYNSSILKDIQKNYNVLITKYYNRAFEYKNSEDIIKKHFNIFSIDSFGLNDRKLCVIAVGSLLDYIYETQKVPLLHIDKINIYNYDKYMILDKFTRTNLELLETIRGKDKRGSLLWVLDKTCTSMGARTLRKWIEEPLIEIKKINDRLNSVQILYNDVILRSELRELLSKMYDLERLSSKIVYGNVNARDLISLKTSLKVLPEIKSKLSEKKFELGKIFEEIDELKDIYNLLEESIVDDPPLSIKEGGIIKSTFNEKLRELRSAITDGNKWIIQLEERERKNTGIKSLKISFNKVFGYYIEVTKSNIKNVPDTYIRKQTLANSERYIMPELKEIENKILTAQEKIVDLEYELFNEVRNTILNNVNRILKTAKNIASLDVLLSFAEVSSIYRYNKPKVNNSKIIELKNARHPVVERVAGEELFVPNDTLLDDDENRFYIITGPNMAGKSTYLRQVALIVLMAQIGCFVPAEKAVIGIVDRIFTRVGASDDLSQGQSTFMVEMSELSNILNNATKNSLIILDEIGRGTSTYDGLSIAWAVIEYINDTKILGSRTLFATHYHELTELEDRIKGVKNYCISVKESGDDIIFLRKIIRGGADKSYGIQVAKLAGLPKKVIDRAKAILKKLETNDINNKRDYKDREIAAINLLEDTPDNTSDYINEKLNEKQINLFDYKSSEIINELKNVDIINMTPMDAMNKLFELVKKAKAI, from the coding sequence ATGTCACGTTTAACTCCAATGATGAAGCAGTATTTAGAAATAAAAGAAAAATATAAAGACCATATTCTTTTTTTCAGACTAGGAGATTTCTATGAAATGTTTTTTGAAGATGCAGAAATTGCATCAAAAGAACTTGAAATAGCTCTGACAGGCAGAGATTGCGGATTAAAAGAAAGAGCCCCAATGTGCGGAGTTCCATATCATTCTGCTGATTCATATATTGCAAAATTAATTGATAAAGGATATAAAGTAGCAATTTGTGAACAAGTAGAAGACCCTTCAAAAGCTAAAGGTATAGTTAAAAGAGAAGTAGTCCGTATTATTACACCGGGTACTATCATAGACCCTTCTATGCTTAATGAAAAAGTTAATAATTATATAATGACATATATAGAAAATGAAAATGGAATAGGAATTGCATATGCTGATATTACTACAGGTGAACTTAAAACGACAGACTTTAAAAATTTAGAAAGTAAAAAGAAAGTTTTAGATGAAATAATGAAGATAAGTCCTAGAGAAATATTAATCAGAGAAGATTTTGACTATAATTCTAGTATTCTTAAAGATATTCAAAAAAATTATAATGTACTGATAACTAAGTATTATAATAGAGCATTTGAATATAAAAATTCTGAGGATATAATAAAAAAACATTTTAATATTTTTTCGATAGACAGTTTTGGATTAAATGATAGAAAGTTATGCGTTATAGCTGTAGGAAGTTTGTTAGATTATATTTATGAAACTCAAAAAGTTCCACTACTGCATATAGATAAGATAAATATATATAATTATGACAAATATATGATATTAGATAAATTTACTAGAACTAATTTAGAACTTTTAGAGACTATTAGAGGAAAAGATAAAAGAGGTTCTCTATTGTGGGTTTTAGATAAAACTTGTACTTCTATGGGAGCAAGAACATTGAGAAAATGGATTGAAGAACCTTTGATTGAAATTAAAAAAATAAATGACAGATTAAATTCTGTACAGATACTATACAATGATGTTATTTTAAGAAGTGAATTGAGAGAATTATTGAGTAAAATGTATGATTTAGAAAGACTTTCATCAAAAATTGTATATGGTAATGTAAATGCGAGAGATTTAATTTCCTTAAAAACGTCTTTAAAAGTATTACCAGAAATCAAGAGTAAACTTTCAGAAAAAAAATTTGAATTAGGAAAAATATTTGAAGAAATAGATGAATTAAAAGATATATATAATTTACTAGAAGAATCAATAGTAGATGACCCTCCTCTTTCAATTAAGGAAGGCGGAATAATAAAAAGTACATTTAATGAAAAGCTAAGAGAACTTAGAAGTGCTATAACAGACGGAAATAAGTGGATAATACAGCTTGAAGAAAGAGAAAGGAAAAATACGGGAATAAAATCTTTAAAAATAAGTTTTAATAAAGTATTCGGGTATTATATAGAAGTAACAAAGAGTAATATTAAAAATGTTCCAGACACTTATATTAGAAAACAAACTCTTGCAAATTCAGAAAGATATATTATGCCAGAACTTAAGGAAATTGAAAATAAAATTTTAACTGCACAAGAAAAAATTGTCGATTTAGAATATGAACTATTTAATGAAGTAAGAAATACTATTCTTAACAATGTAAATCGCATATTGAAAACGGCAAAAAATATTGCATCACTTGATGTTTTATTATCTTTTGCAGAAGTTAGTTCTATTTATAGATATAATAAACCCAAGGTAAACAATTCTAAGATAATAGAACTTAAAAATGCTAGGCATCCGGTTGTTGAAAGAGTTGCTGGAGAAGAACTATTTGTACCTAACGATACTTTGTTAGATGATGATGAAAATAGATTTTATATAATTACTGGACCTAATATGGCTGGGAAATCCACTTATCTCAGACAAGTTGCTTTAATAGTCTTAATGGCACAAATAGGATGTTTTGTCCCTGCAGAAAAAGCAGTAATTGGCATTGTAGACCGAATATTCACAAGAGTTGGAGCTTCAGATGATTTATCACAAGGACAAAGTACTTTTATGGTTGAAATGAGTGAGCTGTCCAATATTTTAAATAATGCAACAAAAAATAGCTTAATAATATTAGATGAAATAGGAAGAGGAACAAGTACATATGACGGACTTAGTATTGCATGGGCAGTTATAGAATATATAAACGATACAAAAATTTTAGGTTCAAGAACGTTATTTGCCACTCATTATCACGAATTAACTGAACTAGAAGATAGAATAAAAGGTGTTAAAAATTACTGTATTTCTGTAAAAGAATCAGGAGATGATATAATTTTTTTAAGGAAAATTATTAGGGGTGGAGCAGATAAGAGTTATGGAATACAAGTTGCCAAATTAGCCGGACTGCCAAAAAAAGTTATTGACAGAGCAAAAGCTATTTTAAAAAAACTAGAGACTAACGATATAAATAATAAAAGAGATTATAAAGATAGAGAAATAGCAGCAATTAATTTATTAGAAGATACACCTGACAATACATCTGACTATATTAATGAAAAGTTAAATGAAAAACAAATAAATCTATTTGATTATAAAAGCAGTGAAATAATTAATGAATTAAAAAATGTCGATATTATTAATATGACTCCAATGGATGCTATGAATAAGCTCTTTGAACTTGTAAAAAAAGCAAAGGCAATATAA
- a CDS encoding aminotransferase class I/II-fold pyridoxal phosphate-dependent enzyme, with translation MLKSRNILNTVFKIHNKILDLAEIVEDEITGKFKELDDIKTYNQYKVLKAMQDNRLSDVHFNWNTGYGYNDAGRDTLEKVYSDVFNTEDAIVRPTIVSGTHALTLCLSGILRPGDELLSATSTPYDTLEEVIGIKNKNGSSLKDFGIEYRQVDFLSNGEVDIENLKKSITDKTKMVYIQRSTGYGWRKALTIKDIKKIIEEVKSIRKDIICMIDNCYGEFLEILEPTDVGTDIMAGSLIKNPGGGLALTGGYIVGKKNLIELVSYRMTSPGVGKECGLTFGLTRNIFQGLFIAPHVVTEALKGAIFCAKIFEKLNYDVCPKYNDSRSDIIQAVKLNSPDKVIAFCEGIQEAAPVDSFVTPVPWDMPGYDSEVIMAAGAFVQGSSIELSADAPIRKPYIVYFQGGLTYEHSKFGVLKGLQKMYDKGLLDL, from the coding sequence ATGTTAAAAAGTAGAAATATATTAAATACAGTTTTCAAAATTCATAATAAAATTTTGGACTTAGCTGAGATAGTAGAAGATGAAATAACTGGAAAATTCAAAGAATTAGATGATATAAAAACATATAATCAATATAAAGTTTTAAAAGCCATGCAGGATAATAGACTGAGTGATGTGCATTTTAATTGGAATACAGGTTATGGATATAATGATGCAGGGCGTGATACATTAGAAAAAGTTTATAGCGATGTTTTTAACACAGAAGATGCAATTGTAAGACCTACTATTGTATCAGGAACACATGCACTAACATTATGTCTTTCTGGAATATTAAGACCCGGAGATGAGTTGTTATCTGCTACATCAACTCCTTATGATACTTTAGAAGAAGTTATAGGAATAAAAAATAAAAACGGTTCATCACTAAAAGATTTTGGAATAGAATATAGACAAGTTGATTTTCTTTCAAATGGAGAAGTTGATATTGAAAATTTAAAGAAAAGTATTACTGACAAAACAAAAATGGTATATATACAGCGTTCAACTGGTTATGGATGGCGAAAAGCTCTTACCATAAAAGATATAAAGAAAATAATTGAAGAAGTTAAAAGTATTAGAAAAGATATAATTTGTATGATTGACAACTGCTATGGTGAATTTTTAGAGATATTAGAACCTACTGATGTTGGTACTGATATTATGGCAGGTTCTTTAATAAAAAATCCCGGTGGTGGATTAGCTTTAACAGGCGGATATATAGTAGGTAAAAAAAATCTAATAGAGCTCGTATCATATAGAATGACATCACCCGGAGTAGGTAAAGAATGTGGACTTACTTTTGGACTGACTAGAAATATATTTCAGGGACTTTTTATAGCTCCACATGTAGTTACCGAAGCATTAAAAGGAGCAATATTTTGTGCTAAAATTTTTGAAAAATTAAACTATGATGTATGTCCTAAATATAATGATAGTAGAAGTGATATTATACAAGCAGTAAAATTAAACTCTCCAGATAAAGTTATAGCTTTTTGTGAAGGTATACAAGAAGCTGCTCCAGTTGATTCTTTCGTAACACCTGTGCCGTGGGATATGCCCGGATATGATAGTGAAGTTATTATGGCAGCAGGGGCTTTTGTTCAAGGTTCATCTATAGAACTCAGTGCCGATGCTCCTATAAGAAAGCCATATATTGTATATTTTCAAGGTGGACTAACATATGAACATTCAAAATTTGGAGTTTTAAAAGGACTTCAAAAAATGTATGATAAAGGATTATTAGATTTATAA
- the hfq gene encoding RNA chaperone Hfq has product MKSAVNLQDIFLNQVRKEHIPITIYLISGFQIKGIVKGFDSYTIVIDSDGKQQMIYKHAISTIVPVKSVNFLSNNNKKQEN; this is encoded by the coding sequence ATGAAATCAGCTGTAAATTTGCAAGATATTTTTTTAAATCAAGTAAGAAAGGAACATATACCTATAACTATTTATTTAATTAGTGGATTTCAAATCAAAGGTATAGTTAAAGGATTTGATAGTTATACTATCGTAATCGACAGTGATGGAAAACAGCAGATGATATATAAACATGCAATTTCTACTATTGTTCCTGTAAAATCAGTTAACTTCTTATCTAATAACAATAAAAAACAAGAAAATTAA
- a CDS encoding MerR family transcriptional regulator produces the protein MYNNKKEFTISEASKITGFSNHVLRYYEKEFEIDVPRNKSGHRYYTNLELEKFLYIRNLKENGFSNTQIKAVLKSPEKIILNNEIAASQIQECELSIEKKNLSDRNNDNREISLHEIKEIISREIDDGIKTLSQNLIEEMQTVFGDIKKNNEEYKNNDKDALISENARLRMKLKEKAYELAILKEKLKRLENSKKSIFAKIFSNKKD, from the coding sequence TTGTATAATAATAAAAAGGAATTTACAATATCTGAAGCTAGTAAAATTACTGGATTTAGTAATCATGTATTAAGATATTATGAAAAAGAATTTGAAATAGATGTACCAAGGAATAAATCAGGTCATAGATATTATACGAACTTAGAATTGGAAAAATTTTTATATATAAGAAACTTGAAGGAAAACGGATTTTCAAATACTCAAATTAAAGCAGTTTTAAAATCACCTGAAAAAATAATTTTAAATAATGAAATAGCAGCTTCTCAAATTCAAGAATGTGAACTATCAATTGAAAAGAAAAATCTTTCAGACCGAAATAATGATAATCGTGAAATTAGTTTACATGAAATAAAAGAAATAATATCACGAGAAATAGATGATGGTATAAAAACTTTAAGTCAAAACTTAATAGAAGAAATGCAAACAGTATTTGGAGATATAAAAAAAAATAATGAAGAATATAAAAACAATGACAAAGATGCTTTAATATCAGAAAATGCAAGACTTAGAATGAAATTGAAAGAAAAGGCATATGAACTAGCTATTCTCAAAGAAAAATTAAAAAGATTAGAAAACAGTAAAAAGTCAATATTTGCTAAAATATTTAGTAATAAGAAGGATTAA
- a CDS encoding pyridoxal phosphate-dependent aminotransferase, translating to MIFSKRITSMQQSPIRKLVPIAENAKKQGKKVYHLNIGQPDIETPTEFFEAVKSFDEKVLKYSFSQGMPELIEALIKYYKRYDMNFEHEEIVITNGGSEALLFSLIAVADHGDEVLIPEPFYTNYNGFSSAVGVNVKPITTKATEGFHLPKKEKIEELISPKTKAILLSNPGNPTGVVYTPEEIQMLASLAKEYNLFIIADEVYREFVYDNLTYTSFGNIKEIEDRVIIVDSISKRYSACGARIGSIASKNKDLIKQILKLCQGRLCVPTLEQIGAARLYSVSEDYFENVLAEYQKRRDIVYNALKEMPNVICEKPTGAFYVVAKLPVVDAEDFVIWLLKDFDIDNETVMLAPAEGFYATPGLGKDEVRIAYILNEKDLKKAMNILKIALEKYPNKK from the coding sequence ATGATTTTTTCAAAGAGAATAACTTCAATGCAGCAGTCACCAATAAGAAAATTAGTTCCAATAGCAGAAAATGCTAAAAAACAAGGGAAAAAAGTTTATCATCTCAATATCGGACAGCCAGATATAGAAACTCCTACTGAATTTTTTGAAGCTGTAAAAAGTTTTGATGAAAAAGTACTAAAATATAGTTTTTCTCAAGGTATGCCAGAATTAATAGAAGCACTTATAAAATATTACAAAAGATATGATATGAATTTTGAGCACGAGGAAATCGTTATCACAAATGGTGGTAGTGAAGCACTTTTATTTTCTTTAATAGCTGTAGCTGACCATGGTGATGAAGTATTAATACCTGAACCTTTTTATACAAATTACAATGGTTTTTCTTCAGCTGTCGGTGTTAATGTAAAGCCTATTACTACAAAAGCTACAGAAGGCTTTCATCTACCAAAAAAAGAAAAAATCGAAGAATTAATTTCCCCAAAAACTAAGGCTATACTTTTATCAAATCCGGGTAATCCCACTGGTGTAGTATATACTCCTGAAGAAATTCAAATGCTTGCAAGTCTTGCAAAAGAATATAATTTATTCATCATTGCTGATGAAGTTTATAGAGAATTTGTATATGATAATCTTACTTATACTAGCTTTGGAAACATTAAAGAAATTGAAGACAGAGTAATTATAGTAGATAGTATCTCTAAAAGATATAGTGCATGTGGTGCAAGAATAGGTTCTATTGCAAGTAAAAATAAAGATTTAATAAAGCAAATATTAAAACTTTGCCAAGGCAGATTATGTGTTCCAACATTAGAACAAATTGGAGCTGCTAGACTTTATTCTGTTTCTGAAGATTACTTTGAAAATGTACTTGCCGAATATCAAAAAAGAAGAGATATAGTTTATAATGCTCTAAAAGAAATGCCTAATGTTATATGTGAAAAACCTACTGGTGCATTTTATGTGGTAGCAAAACTACCTGTAGTTGATGCAGAAGACTTTGTTATATGGCTTCTGAAAGATTTTGATATAGATAATGAAACTGTTATGCTTGCTCCAGCAGAAGGATTTTATGCAACTCCTGGATTAGGAAAAGATGAAGTGAGAATAGCATATATCTTAAATGAAAAAGATTTGAAAAAAGCTATGAATATACTTAAGATTGCTTTAGAAAAATATCCAAATAAAAAATAA
- the miaA gene encoding tRNA (adenosine(37)-N6)-dimethylallyltransferase MiaA, translated as MKKPLIIIVGPTAVGKTKISIEVAEKINGEIISADSMQIYKYLNIGSAKPSKEELSRVKHYLVDEIDPKTKFSVSEYKQMAQKYIDKILSKNKLPVVTGGTGLYVNSLIYDMDFSNTSANPKLRKELEELQKNYGKKYLHRKLEEVDSNAAKRIHPNNVKRVIRALEVFYTTGKNLKDFSRDLKKTNKYEYVLIGLNRDRKKLYERINKRVDIMFDMGLVDEVANLLSMGLTEDDISMKGIGYKEVIGYINGEYSLEVAKELVKRNTRRYAKRQLTWFRRYDDIKWYNIIEKSDENKLVSDIIDFVEGKIKFI; from the coding sequence ATGAAAAAACCTTTAATAATAATTGTTGGACCAACTGCTGTTGGTAAAACCAAAATATCGATAGAAGTAGCTGAAAAGATAAATGGAGAAATTATATCGGCAGATTCAATGCAGATATACAAATATTTAAATATAGGTAGTGCAAAACCTTCAAAAGAAGAATTGTCTAGAGTAAAGCATTATCTTGTAGATGAAATTGACCCTAAAACAAAATTTTCAGTATCTGAGTATAAACAAATGGCTCAAAAATATATTGATAAAATATTGAGTAAAAATAAGCTGCCAGTAGTTACTGGTGGAACTGGTTTATATGTAAATTCATTAATTTATGATATGGATTTTTCAAATACATCTGCAAATCCTAAGTTGAGAAAAGAACTTGAAGAATTACAAAAAAATTATGGTAAAAAATATCTACATAGAAAACTTGAAGAAGTAGATTCAAATGCTGCAAAAAGAATACATCCAAACAATGTAAAAAGAGTGATTAGGGCTTTAGAAGTATTTTATACAACAGGAAAAAATTTAAAAGATTTTAGTAGAGATTTAAAAAAGACAAATAAATATGAGTATGTTTTAATAGGATTGAATAGGGACAGAAAAAAACTCTATGAGAGAATAAACAAACGAGTAGATATAATGTTTGATATGGGGCTTGTAGATGAAGTAGCTAATTTATTATCTATGGGACTTACTGAAGATGATATTTCTATGAAGGGAATAGGTTATAAAGAGGTCATTGGATATATCAATGGCGAATATAGTTTAGAGGTGGCAAAAGAACTTGTAAAAAGAAATACTAGACGATATGCAAAGAGACAGTTAACTTGGTTTAGAAGATATGACGATATTAAATGGTATAATATTATAGAAAAAAGTGATGAAAATAAATTAGTTAGTGATATAATTGACTTTGTAGAAGGGAAAATAAAATTTATATAG
- a CDS encoding HD-GYP domain-containing protein produces the protein MRLVPLSAVKEGTFLGQTLYNNQGKILLNKGTKLTSRYISKIREHGFYTIYIIDKYSEQELEDVIKPQIRRKAIDTVRNIYNNFSIMHQPNTNFFKKEKLKKESESNIDMIQEMTKAIVDDIFSQPNLLINLVDIKNVDSYTYYHCVNVGILALTLGIGYGLNRNDLYDLTLGCMLHDIGKIFVPKEVLNKKSKLTDEEFELIKEHCEKGFLYLRENTDIGPRPRIIVLQHQERYDGSGYPNSLKGDDINLLAQIASIADVYDALTSDRPYRKALPPHEAIEYIMGSGGSYFNMALVKTFLKKIIPFPVGTVVKLSNGFIGTVEQINSEMILKPVIKIFRNKAEDISPFLCDLSREKNIVITDVVYEL, from the coding sequence GTGAGATTAGTCCCCTTATCAGCGGTTAAAGAAGGTACTTTTTTAGGGCAAACTTTATATAATAATCAGGGTAAAATATTACTTAACAAGGGAACTAAATTAACAAGCAGATACATAAGTAAAATCCGAGAACATGGTTTTTATACTATTTATATAATAGATAAATACAGTGAACAAGAATTGGAAGATGTTATAAAACCTCAAATAAGACGAAAGGCGATAGATACTGTAAGAAATATTTACAATAATTTTTCGATAATGCATCAGCCTAATACAAATTTTTTTAAAAAAGAAAAATTAAAAAAAGAAAGCGAATCTAATATAGATATGATACAGGAAATGACAAAGGCAATAGTAGATGATATTTTTTCACAACCTAATTTGCTAATAAATTTAGTAGATATAAAGAATGTTGATTCGTATACATATTATCACTGTGTAAATGTTGGTATTCTTGCCTTGACATTAGGAATAGGATATGGTTTAAATAGAAATGATTTATATGATTTAACTTTAGGATGTATGCTGCATGATATAGGTAAAATATTTGTTCCTAAAGAAGTATTAAATAAAAAAAGTAAATTAACAGATGAAGAATTTGAATTGATTAAGGAGCATTGCGAAAAAGGATTTTTATATTTAAGAGAAAATACAGATATAGGACCTAGACCTAGAATAATAGTACTGCAACATCAGGAAAGATATGATGGTTCAGGTTATCCTAACAGTTTAAAAGGCGATGATATTAATTTATTAGCACAGATAGCATCTATAGCAGATGTATATGATGCTTTAACTTCTGATAGACCATATAGAAAAGCTCTACCTCCACATGAAGCAATTGAATATATAATGGGTTCAGGAGGAAGTTATTTTAATATGGCTTTAGTAAAGACTTTTTTGAAAAAAATAATACCATTTCCAGTGGGAACAGTAGTTAAACTGAGTAATGGATTTATAGGAACTGTCGAACAGATAAATTCTGAAATGATACTAAAGCCAGTTATTAAAATATTTAGAAATAAAGCCGAAGATATATCTCCTTTTTTATGTGATTTATCTAGAGAGAAAAATATTGTTATTACTGATGTAGTATATGAATTATAA
- a CDS encoding CheR family methyltransferase, whose translation MQGYEKFKELIYKKTGINLSFYKERQMKRRIESLIKRNNYNSYEEYYNAICKDKKLYDEFINYLTINVSEFYRNPEQWKVLKDEIIPYLMKDKKKLKIWSAACSTGEEPYSLVMVLSNFFPLREIEIIATDIDKEALNKARVGLYSEKSIENIPSEFKKRYFEPVGNSYKISSEIKNCVKFKQHNLLEDKYPDKCDLIVCRNVMIYFTEEAKEFIYKNFNKALNQNGILFVGSTEQIILPHRYNFKPLRTFFYQKI comes from the coding sequence ATGCAGGGATATGAAAAGTTTAAGGAATTAATTTACAAAAAAACTGGAATTAACTTATCTTTCTATAAAGAAAGGCAAATGAAGAGAAGGATAGAATCTCTCATTAAGAGAAATAATTACAACTCTTATGAAGAATATTATAATGCAATATGCAAAGATAAAAAATTATATGACGAATTTATCAATTATTTGACTATAAATGTATCTGAGTTTTATAGAAATCCAGAACAGTGGAAAGTTTTAAAAGATGAAATTATTCCTTATTTGATGAAAGATAAGAAAAAATTAAAAATTTGGAGTGCTGCATGTTCTACGGGAGAAGAACCATATTCTCTAGTTATGGTACTCAGTAATTTTTTTCCATTAAGAGAAATAGAAATTATAGCTACTGATATTGATAAAGAAGCTTTAAATAAGGCTAGAGTTGGATTATATTCTGAAAAGAGTATAGAAAATATTCCTAGTGAGTTTAAAAAGCGTTATTTTGAACCTGTCGGAAATTCTTATAAGATAAGCAGTGAAATTAAAAATTGTGTAAAGTTTAAGCAGCATAATCTTTTAGAAGATAAATATCCTGATAAGTGTGATTTGATTGTGTGTAGAAATGTTATGATATATTTTACTGAAGAAGCTAAAGAATTTATTTATAAAAATTTTAATAAAGCATTAAATCAAAATGGTATTCTTTTTGTTGGAAGTACTGAACAAATTATTTTACCTCACAGATATAATTTTAAACCTTTAAGAACTTTTTTCTATCAAAAAATATAA